Proteins co-encoded in one Verrucomicrobiia bacterium genomic window:
- a CDS encoding HlyD family efflux transporter periplasmic adaptor subunit — MTPRLSQTLPPTDATDWLPDQPPPRWSRLAASLLLGLFTIAMISAWMIRLPETVRCRFKLVPAGGADPIQSPVQGVLAEVRVAEGQEVEEGSTLLVVRSDEVLTWQTALRGAEEDLRAMEERARRSEEAHRSLLEINTAGHEQLAQERSFRERYRDTVKDFVRRTRELRDLLLISEVELLRSELDLAAAEKDLNISGQSLHKNLLERTRLETERSLQRSEELAAMEKFRVMAASLRERLLNCESGSLLVRAPYRAVVVAVARQNAGGVVHPGIELCQLARVEGTPVVALTLPQGGLDQVAPGQTARLFFDAFPYQRYGTLPSQIDWVSLSAVASAGDLEFRGRARLEQTGFRVRDTLIPVRAGMVGEARIRVGERSLIEYAFEPLKALRERAR, encoded by the coding sequence GTGACCCCGAGACTTTCCCAAACCCTGCCGCCGACCGATGCCACGGACTGGCTGCCCGACCAGCCGCCGCCGCGATGGTCGCGACTGGCCGCCTCGCTGCTCCTCGGCCTCTTCACCATCGCGATGATCTCCGCGTGGATGATCCGGCTGCCCGAAACGGTTCGGTGCCGGTTCAAGCTGGTGCCCGCCGGTGGCGCCGACCCGATCCAGTCCCCGGTGCAGGGCGTGCTGGCCGAGGTCCGGGTGGCCGAGGGCCAGGAGGTGGAGGAGGGATCCACGCTGCTCGTGGTCCGGTCCGACGAGGTGCTGACCTGGCAGACGGCGCTGCGCGGCGCCGAGGAGGACCTCCGGGCGATGGAGGAACGGGCGCGCCGTTCCGAGGAGGCCCACCGATCGCTGCTGGAGATCAACACCGCCGGTCACGAGCAACTGGCCCAGGAGCGCAGCTTTCGGGAGCGCTACCGGGACACCGTGAAGGATTTCGTGCGCCGGACCCGCGAACTGCGGGACCTGCTCCTGATCTCCGAGGTGGAACTGCTGCGATCCGAACTCGACCTCGCCGCCGCGGAGAAGGACCTCAACATTTCCGGTCAGTCGCTGCACAAGAACCTGCTGGAGCGGACCCGTCTCGAAACGGAACGCAGCCTGCAGCGCAGCGAGGAACTGGCGGCGATGGAGAAATTCCGCGTCATGGCGGCCAGCCTCCGCGAGCGGCTGTTGAACTGCGAATCCGGCAGCCTGCTGGTCCGGGCCCCCTACCGGGCGGTGGTCGTCGCCGTGGCCCGTCAGAATGCGGGCGGCGTGGTCCATCCCGGTATCGAGCTCTGCCAGCTGGCCCGCGTCGAGGGCACCCCTGTGGTCGCGCTCACGCTGCCGCAGGGTGGGCTGGATCAGGTCGCCCCCGGCCAGACCGCCCGCCTGTTCTTCGACGCCTTCCCCTACCAGCGCTACGGAACCCTGCCCTCGCAGATTGACTGGGTCAGCCTGTCGGCAGTGGCGTCCGCCGGGGACCTGGAATTTCGCGGACGCGCCCGCCTCGAGCAGACCGGATTCCGCGTACGGGACACCCTCATACCGGTCCGCGCGGGCATGGTGGGCGAGGCCCGCATCCGGGTGGGGGAACGGTCCCTGATCGAGTACGCCTTTGAGCCCCTCAAGGCCCTCCGCGAACGCGCACGCTGA